One window from the genome of Oryza glaberrima chromosome 3, OglaRS2, whole genome shotgun sequence encodes:
- the LOC127765721 gene encoding uncharacterized protein LOC127765721 isoform X2 → MGAEEGSNPPPPQAAPAARPQPITPAEFLSWKQRKDAEEAARKAEAAQKREADRASGAVQMNGRELFKHEPWVFDNNIY, encoded by the exons ATGGGGGCAGAAGAGGGgagcaatccgccgccgccgcaggcggcTCCCGCCGCGAGGCCGCAGCCGATAACTCCGGCGGAGTTCCTCTCCTGGAAGCAGCGGAAG GATGCAGAGGAAGCTGCAAGGAAAGCTGAAGCAGCACAGAAGCGAGAGGCTGATAGAGCTTCAGGAGCAGTGCAAATGAATGGCCGAGAGCTGTTCAAGCATGAACCCTGGGTCTTTGACAATAATATCTACTAA
- the LOC127765721 gene encoding uncharacterized protein LOC127765721 isoform X1: MGAEEGSNPPPPQAAPAARPQPITPAEFLSWKQRKDAEEAARKAEAAQKREADIASGAVQMNGRELFKHEPWVFDNSIY; this comes from the exons ATGGGGGCAGAAGAGGGgagcaatccgccgccgccgcaggcggcTCCCGCCGCGAGGCCGCAGCCGATAACTCCGGCGGAGTTCCTCTCCTGGAAGCAGCGGAAG GATGCAGAGGAAGCTGCAAGGAAAGCTGAAGCAGCACAGAAGCGAGAGGCAGATATAGCTTCAGGAGCAGTACAAATGAATGGGCGAGAGCTGTTCAAGCATGAACCCTGGGTCTTTGACAATAGTATCTACTAA
- the LOC127764974 gene encoding non-specific lipid transfer protein-like 1, protein MAVAAGSAAVACLLVVLGLAAVAGVDGATASSHPAPAPAPAPAVDCTAAEALKVGACLDYVTPGNPPRNQPSKACCGEVKGVLKDIAGVGCLCAAISTHALPLPINATRVLHLPAACGADASAFTMCLGQSTYFDLLLL, encoded by the coding sequence ATGGCAGTCGCCGCAGGATCCGCCGCCGTGGCGTGCCTCCTGGTGGTCCTAGGCCTCGCGGCCGTGGCGGGGGtggacggcgcgacggcgagctcccacccggccccggcgccggcgccggcgccggccgtggACTGCACCGCCGCTGAGGCGCTGAAGGTGGGGGCCTGCCTGGACTACGTGACGCCGGGCAACCCCCCGCGGAACCAGCCGTCCAAGGCGTGCTGCGGGGAGGTGAAGGGCGTGCTCAAGGACATCGCCGGCGTGGGCTGCCTCtgcgccgccatctccacccaTGCGCTGCCCCTCCCGATCAACGCCACCCGCGTCTTGCACCTCCCCGCCGCCTGCGGCGCCGACGCCTCCGCCTTCACCATGTGCCTCGGTCAGTCAACGTACTTTGATCTGCTTCTTCTTTAA